In Mustela erminea isolate mMusErm1 chromosome 8, mMusErm1.Pri, whole genome shotgun sequence, a genomic segment contains:
- the TMEM185B gene encoding transmembrane protein 185B, protein MNPRGLFQDFNPSKFLIYACLLLFSVLLPLRLDGIIQWSYWAVFAPIWLWKLLVIAGASVGAGVWARNPRYRTEGEACVEFKAMLIAVAIHLLLLMFEVLVCDRVERGTHFWLLVFMPLFFVSPVSVAACVWGFRHDRSLELEILCSVNILQFIFIALRLDRIIHWPWLVVFVPLWILMSFLCLVVLYYIVWSLLFLRSLDVVAEQRRTHVTMAISWITIVVPLLTFEVLLVHRLDGHNTFSHISIFVPLWLSLITLMATTFRRKGGNHWWFGIRRDFCQFLLEIFPFLREYGNISYDLHHEDSEDAEETSVPDAPKIAPMFGKKARVVITQSPGKYVPPPPKLNIDMPD, encoded by the coding sequence ATGAACCCCAGGGGCCTGTTCCAGGACTTCAACCCGAGTAAGTTCCTCATCTAcgcctgcctgctgctcttctccGTGCTGCTGCCCCTCCGCCTGGACGGCATCATACAGTGGAGCTACTGGGCCGTCTTCGCCCCCATATGGCTGTGGAAGCTGCTGGTCATCGCCGGCGCCTCAGTGGGTGCGGGCGTTTGGGCCCGCAACCCTCGCTACCGCACCGAGGGGGAGGCCTGCGTGGAGTTCAAAGCCATGTTGATCGCCGTGGCCATCCACCTGCTGCTGCTCATGTTCGAAGTCCTGGTCTGCGACCGGGTGGAGAGGGGGACCCACTTCTGGCTGCTGGTCTTCATGCCACTGTTCTTCGTATCCCCAGTGTCCGTGGCCGCCTGCGTCTGGGGCTTCCGACACGACAGGTCGCTAGAGCTGGAGATCCTGTGCTCAGTCAACATCCTGCAGTTCATCTTCATCGCCCTGAGGCTGGACAGGATTATCCACTGGCCGTGGCTTGTGGTGTTCGTGCCCCTGTGGATTCTCATGTCGTTCCTCTGCCTAGTCGTCCTCTATTACATCGTCTGGTCCCTCCTGTTCCTGCGTTCCTTAGATGTGGTCGCGGAACAGCGGAGGACCCATGTGACCATGGCCATCAGCTGGATAACGATCGTCGTGCCCCTGCTCACTTTTGAGGTTCTGCTGGTTCACAGATTAGATGGCCACAATACATTCTCTCACATCTCCATATTTGTCCCCCTTTGGCTTTCTCTAATAACTTTAATGGCCACGACATTTAGGCGAAAAGGAGGCAACCATTGGTGGTTTGGTATTCGCAGAGATTTCTGTCAGtttctgcttgaaattttcccatttttaagagAATATGGGAACATTTCCTATGATCTACATCATGAAGACAGTGAAGATGCTGAAGAAACATCAGTCCCAGATGCTCCTAAAATTGCTCCAATGTTTGGAAAGAAGGCCAGAGTAGTTataacccagagtcctgggaaatACGTTCCCCCGCCTCCCAAATTAAATATCGATATGCCGGATTAA